Proteins from one Faecalibacterium sp. I3-3-33 genomic window:
- a CDS encoding YfhO family protein, whose product MEKFIKPRLLTPREQDRKKFWQAVGLCALTAAVFFLPFYLLDGGFFHYAGDFNSQQISFYRYMNGFVKGAGYPDSAFDGAPHNTFSWATDLGSGVMNAYSFYLYGSPFFWLSVLLPQSWLPYMMVPLLVFKFGVAGGGAYLYLRRYVKNANYAVLGACLYALSGFAVYNVFFNHFVDVVALFPYLLWALDEAIYENRHGLFAFWVAVNLLNNYFFFVGQVIFLCIYFVCKLTAKDFRLTGRKFGHLLWESVLGVAMGCLLLFPAVLSLLQNPRTIDLSSGWGFLTYAKVQQYLAILLSWILPPDSPYLTSVWSEGVIKWTSMTAYLPLCSLAGAMAYWRSRKADSKKRIVAVCAVCALVPVLNSAFYALNSSYYARWYYMPTLILAAMTVNALEDPDIDLDAPARGISWIMLATLVFAVVPVRDDTTETWSFGVLKNPGQFFTVLGFGLLGLMLYRYLCGVWRQDSRFAQRMTAAVLVFACAFTMVHIGIGKFGQWHTDSDLVEQDTNALLLKNALPEGDYRIDTYKIHDNIGMWLDKSCLQYFGSTAAPSILSFYPGLGVKRDVRSEPEITNYALRGLLSVEYLITTPEKRESFEDEADEGWTYLADVDGYALYHNDNYVPMGFTYDYYVTEATYEASIKTLRSNLLLRALVLEDEDVEKYSSYLTELPDALLDDLHYDSYTQDCADRRAHSCSVFQMNNAGFHAEITMDKPNLVFFSVPYDDGFTAYVNGEKTGILRVDEGLMAVLCPAGASSIDFVYQAAGLSASRVVTAVTIPVWVVYVACFVRRKRRSTGTPAEE is encoded by the coding sequence CCGTAAAAAGTTCTGGCAGGCGGTGGGACTGTGCGCCCTGACGGCGGCAGTATTCTTTCTGCCCTTCTATCTCCTTGACGGCGGCTTTTTCCACTATGCAGGCGATTTCAACAGCCAGCAGATCAGCTTTTACCGGTATATGAATGGCTTCGTCAAGGGCGCAGGCTACCCGGACAGCGCCTTTGACGGTGCGCCGCACAATACCTTTTCGTGGGCGACCGACCTTGGCAGCGGGGTGATGAACGCCTACTCCTTTTACCTGTACGGCTCGCCGTTTTTCTGGCTGTCGGTGCTGCTGCCGCAAAGCTGGCTGCCCTATATGATGGTGCCGCTGCTGGTGTTCAAGTTCGGCGTGGCGGGCGGCGGCGCGTACCTGTACCTGCGCCGCTACGTTAAAAACGCGAACTACGCGGTGCTGGGTGCCTGCCTGTACGCGCTTTCCGGCTTTGCAGTGTACAACGTGTTCTTCAACCACTTTGTGGATGTGGTAGCGCTGTTCCCCTACCTGCTCTGGGCGCTGGACGAAGCCATTTATGAAAACCGTCACGGCCTGTTCGCCTTCTGGGTGGCGGTGAACCTGCTGAACAACTATTTCTTCTTTGTGGGACAGGTAATTTTCCTGTGTATCTACTTTGTGTGCAAGCTGACCGCCAAGGACTTCCGGCTGACCGGGCGCAAGTTCGGGCATCTGTTGTGGGAGAGCGTGCTGGGCGTTGCCATGGGCTGTCTGCTGCTGTTCCCGGCGGTGCTCAGTCTGCTGCAGAACCCGCGCACCATCGACCTTTCCTCCGGCTGGGGCTTTCTGACCTATGCCAAGGTGCAGCAGTATCTGGCCATCCTGCTCAGCTGGATCCTGCCGCCGGACTCCCCTTACCTCACCTCGGTCTGGTCGGAGGGCGTCATCAAGTGGACGAGCATGACGGCCTATCTGCCGCTGTGCAGTCTGGCCGGTGCCATGGCCTACTGGCGCAGCCGCAAAGCCGACAGCAAAAAGCGCATCGTAGCGGTATGCGCTGTGTGCGCACTGGTGCCGGTGCTGAACAGCGCCTTCTACGCCCTGAATTCCAGCTACTACGCACGCTGGTACTATATGCCCACCCTCATCCTTGCCGCCATGACCGTGAATGCGCTGGAGGACCCGGACATTGATCTGGACGCGCCTGCCCGGGGCATCAGCTGGATCATGCTGGCTACGCTGGTCTTTGCCGTTGTGCCCGTGCGGGACGACACCACTGAGACATGGTCCTTCGGCGTGCTGAAGAACCCGGGACAGTTCTTTACCGTGCTGGGCTTTGGCCTGCTGGGGCTTATGCTGTACCGCTACCTCTGCGGCGTATGGCGGCAGGACAGCCGCTTTGCCCAGCGCATGACGGCGGCGGTGCTGGTATTTGCCTGCGCGTTCACCATGGTGCACATCGGCATTGGCAAGTTTGGCCAGTGGCACACCGACAGCGACCTTGTGGAGCAGGACACTAACGCCCTGCTGCTGAAAAACGCCCTGCCGGAGGGTGACTACCGCATCGACACCTACAAGATCCACGACAACATCGGGATGTGGCTGGATAAAAGCTGCCTGCAATATTTCGGCAGCACAGCGGCTCCCAGCATCCTCAGCTTCTACCCGGGGCTGGGGGTCAAGCGGGACGTGCGCAGCGAGCCGGAGATCACAAACTACGCGTTGCGTGGTCTGTTGAGCGTGGAGTACCTCATCACCACCCCGGAAAAGCGCGAAAGCTTTGAGGACGAGGCGGACGAGGGTTGGACCTATCTTGCTGATGTGGACGGCTACGCGCTGTACCACAACGACAACTATGTGCCCATGGGCTTTACCTACGACTACTATGTGACCGAGGCCACCTACGAGGCTTCGATCAAGACCCTGCGCTCCAACCTGCTGCTGCGGGCGCTGGTGCTGGAGGACGAGGACGTAGAAAAATACAGTTCCTACCTGACCGAGTTGCCGGACGCCCTGCTGGATGACCTGCACTACGACAGCTACACGCAGGACTGCGCCGACCGCCGCGCCCACAGCTGCTCGGTGTTCCAGATGAACAATGCAGGCTTCCATGCCGAGATCACGATGGACAAGCCAAACCTAGTCTTTTTCTCCGTACCCTACGATGACGGCTTTACCGCCTACGTCAACGGCGAAAAGACCGGCATCCTGCGTGTGGACGAGGGACTGATGGCGGTGCTCTGCCCGGCGGGCGCAAGCAGCATCGACTTTGTGTATCAGGCCGCCGGGCTTTCTGCAAGCCGGGTGGTGACCGCCGTGACCATTCCGGTATGGGTGGTGTATGTTGCCTGCTTTGTGCGCCGCAAGCGCCGCAGCACCGGCACCCCGGCAGAAGAATGA
- a CDS encoding ABC transporter substrate-binding protein, whose protein sequence is MKNLNMISRRSFLKAALAASAVSAMALTGCGGAASGSASSASVSSSAAASSSTAGETFKVGIVNYVDHASLNQIVESVESRLDAIGKEKGVTFDYADYYANAQADQSNLNQIGADLVADGVDVIVAVATPTAATMLAAVEDTDIPVVYSAVTDPAAAGFDGEENITGTSDALNTDAIMNLIVAANPGIDTIGLLYDLSQDASTQAIADAKAFCEKNGIKVVEKNGTTTAEVQMAAEALVAAGVKAVFTPTDNTIMTAELSIYESFIEAGVQHYTGADSFALNGALVGYGVDYVQLGEATADMVSQLLCDGKTPADLPYQTFDNGIVTINTETAEALGLDLAALKEAFKPYCTEITEVTTAENFS, encoded by the coding sequence ATGAAAAACCTGAACATGATCTCCCGCCGCAGCTTCCTGAAGGCCGCTCTGGCTGCTTCCGCTGTTTCTGCCATGGCACTCACCGGCTGCGGCGGCGCTGCTTCCGGCTCTGCCTCCAGTGCATCGGTCTCCTCCTCCGCAGCTGCTTCCAGCAGCACCGCTGGCGAGACCTTCAAGGTGGGCATCGTCAACTATGTGGACCACGCCTCCCTCAACCAGATTGTAGAATCTGTGGAGAGCCGTCTGGATGCCATCGGCAAGGAGAAGGGCGTCACCTTTGATTACGCTGATTACTACGCCAACGCACAGGCCGACCAGTCCAACCTGAACCAGATCGGCGCAGACCTTGTGGCTGACGGCGTGGACGTGATCGTAGCTGTGGCCACCCCTACCGCCGCTACCATGCTGGCTGCCGTGGAGGACACCGACATCCCGGTGGTCTACTCTGCCGTGACCGACCCCGCCGCCGCAGGCTTTGACGGCGAGGAGAACATTACCGGCACCTCCGATGCGCTGAACACCGATGCCATCATGAACCTGATCGTGGCGGCAAACCCCGGCATCGACACCATCGGTCTGCTGTACGACCTGAGTCAGGATGCCTCCACCCAGGCCATTGCGGACGCCAAGGCCTTCTGCGAGAAGAACGGCATCAAGGTGGTGGAAAAGAACGGCACCACCACCGCCGAGGTGCAGATGGCTGCCGAAGCACTGGTAGCCGCCGGGGTCAAGGCCGTGTTCACCCCCACCGATAACACCATCATGACCGCCGAGCTGTCCATCTATGAGAGCTTCATCGAGGCCGGTGTGCAGCACTACACCGGTGCCGACAGCTTTGCGCTGAACGGCGCACTGGTGGGCTACGGCGTGGACTACGTCCAGCTGGGCGAGGCCACCGCCGATATGGTCAGCCAGCTGCTGTGCGACGGCAAGACCCCCGCAGACCTGCCCTACCAGACCTTTGATAACGGCATCGTTACCATCAACACCGAGACCGCCGAGGCGCTGGGCTTGGATCTGGCAGCCCTGAAGGAAGCCTTCAAGCCCTACTGCACCGAAATTACCGAAGTGACCACCGCCGAGAACTTCTCCTGA
- a CDS encoding ABC transporter permease: MLASIFSLNVLQTALELGCIYGLVALALFLSYSILNIADLSTDGCFTLGCAVACQVALTGHPILALAAAMAAGVCSGFVTAFLQTRLGVESIMAGIIVNTGLYTINLAVMGFSSTMSLVKTPTIFSMAKTSLGFLGSWYKLALAAVIIAIACAAMLGFLGTRLGLSIRATGDNAAMVRASSINPAFTITVGLCVSGALCALSGGLLAQYQKSCDINVGTGMVTIALASLIIGETLVGKRTMLRRILGVVFGSCLYRFIVAVALRFNVPAAAMKLVSAIIVAVAISMPAIREHFAFEKRRHAARRTVTNREGQ; this comes from the coding sequence ATGCTGGCGAGTATCTTTTCCCTCAACGTCTTGCAGACAGCGCTGGAGCTGGGCTGCATCTACGGACTGGTGGCGTTGGCACTGTTTCTGAGCTACTCCATCCTGAATATTGCCGACCTTTCCACCGACGGCTGCTTTACGCTGGGCTGCGCCGTGGCCTGTCAGGTGGCACTGACCGGCCACCCCATCCTTGCGCTGGCGGCAGCCATGGCTGCGGGGGTGTGCTCCGGCTTTGTCACCGCCTTTTTGCAGACAAGGCTCGGGGTGGAAAGCATCATGGCGGGCATCATCGTCAACACCGGCCTGTACACCATCAATCTGGCGGTGATGGGCTTTTCTTCCACCATGTCGCTGGTCAAGACCCCTACCATCTTCTCGATGGCAAAAACTTCGCTGGGCTTTCTGGGCAGCTGGTACAAGCTGGCGCTGGCGGCAGTCATTATCGCCATCGCCTGCGCGGCGATGCTGGGCTTTCTGGGCACACGGCTGGGTCTTTCCATCCGCGCCACCGGCGATAATGCCGCCATGGTGCGGGCTTCCAGCATCAACCCCGCCTTTACCATCACGGTGGGTCTGTGCGTGTCCGGTGCGCTGTGTGCGCTGTCCGGCGGGCTGCTGGCGCAGTACCAGAAAAGCTGCGATATCAACGTGGGCACCGGCATGGTGACCATTGCACTGGCTTCCCTGATTATCGGCGAGACGCTGGTGGGCAAGCGCACCATGCTGCGCCGCATTCTTGGCGTGGTGTTCGGCAGCTGCCTGTACCGCTTTATCGTGGCAGTGGCGCTGCGGTTCAACGTGCCCGCCGCCGCCATGAAGCTGGTTTCCGCCATCATTGTGGCAGTGGCCATCTCCATGCCCGCCATCCGGGAGCACTTTGCCTTTGAAAAGCGCCGGCACGCCGCCCGCCGCACCGTGACCAACAGGGAGGGACAGTAA